In candidate division KSB1 bacterium, one DNA window encodes the following:
- a CDS encoding SDR family oxidoreductase produces MSRILITGGAGFLGSHLCEFLLREGHEVIALDNLSTGSLANLAHLPAGRLQFIKQDVTEYLHLSGRLDYVLHFASPASPADYLQMPIQTLKAGALGTHRALGLAKNKGATFLLASTSEVYGDPREHPQREEYLGNVNPVGPRGVYDEAKRFAEALTMAYHRTHGLDTKIARIFNTYGPRMRLDDGRVIPAFVRQALRNEPLTVFGDGSQTRSFCYVDDLVAGVYRLLLSDCHEPVNLGNPHEMTIRALAEAVIQATGSRSAIVYKPLPADDPKTRQPDISRARAWLNWEPRVGFAEGLAATIAWYRRQMGLA; encoded by the coding sequence ATGAGCCGGATTTTGATTACTGGCGGCGCCGGGTTTCTCGGCTCGCATCTCTGTGAATTTCTCCTGCGGGAAGGACACGAGGTGATAGCCCTGGACAATCTCTCCACCGGTTCGCTGGCGAACCTCGCGCATTTGCCGGCCGGCCGGCTGCAATTCATCAAGCAAGACGTCACTGAATACCTGCACCTCTCCGGCCGGCTCGATTATGTGCTGCATTTCGCCTCGCCCGCCAGCCCGGCAGATTATTTGCAGATGCCGATTCAAACATTGAAAGCCGGCGCGCTGGGAACGCACCGGGCCCTCGGCCTGGCGAAAAACAAGGGGGCGACGTTTCTGCTGGCCTCGACTTCCGAGGTCTATGGCGATCCGCGTGAGCATCCGCAGCGGGAGGAATATTTGGGCAATGTCAATCCGGTGGGGCCGCGCGGGGTTTATGACGAGGCCAAACGTTTTGCCGAAGCACTGACCATGGCGTATCACCGCACACACGGGCTGGACACCAAGATCGCGCGCATCTTCAACACCTACGGCCCGCGCATGCGCCTGGATGACGGCCGGGTGATTCCGGCTTTCGTGCGCCAGGCGCTGCGCAACGAACCGCTCACGGTTTTCGGCGACGGCTCGCAGACGCGCAGTTTCTGCTATGTCGATGATCTCGTTGCCGGCGTGTACCGCCTGCTGTTGTCGGATTGCCATGAGCCAGTCAATCTGGGCAATCCCCATGAAATGACCATTCGTGCGCTGGCCGAGGCGGTCATTCAAGCGACCGGCAGTCGCAGCGCCATCGTGTACAAACCCTTGCCCGCGGATGACCCCAAAACCCGCCAACCCGACATCTCGCGGGCGCGCGCCTGGTTGAATTGGGAACCGCGCGTGGGGTTTGCCGAGGGGCTGGCCGCCACCATTGCGTGGTATCGCCGGCAAATGGGGCTGGCATGA
- a CDS encoding FAD:protein FMN transferase: MTAIPFFLSCRPAPEIYTVARTRVLLDTAVTIKIHLPDSSRQAEAGAAIQEAFAAIARLDSALSSHRNDSEVAALNRAGAQGGRFTLSADLDTVLAAALEVSHRSHGAFDITIAPVLALWHFGTDSAQVPAAEAIRARLAHVGYQHLRLTTAGPGGHAQVVFMQPGMAIDLGGLARGFAIDRGIQILRQRGFADVMVAAGGDVRVHTSGLTAGRQRIQIRHPRAPDRFFAHFKAGGGAMATCGDYERYLEQRGRRYHHLLDPQTGYPARAAGTRQQMLSATVVAPTAMFAEAYANAIFVLGPEAGIALAEQVERLEALVIYMEAGKLRWRATENFKKRLEEVAEE; the protein is encoded by the coding sequence ATGACGGCCATCCCGTTCTTTCTCAGTTGCCGCCCGGCGCCCGAGATTTACACCGTCGCACGGACGCGCGTATTGCTGGACACCGCCGTGACGATCAAGATCCATCTGCCCGACTCCAGCCGGCAGGCGGAAGCCGGCGCGGCCATCCAGGAAGCCTTTGCGGCAATCGCGCGGCTGGATTCCGCGCTGTCATCCCACCGCAACGACAGTGAAGTGGCCGCGCTCAATCGCGCCGGTGCGCAGGGCGGCAGATTCACCCTGTCCGCGGATTTGGATACGGTTCTGGCAGCTGCCCTCGAAGTCAGTCACCGCAGTCACGGCGCGTTTGACATCACGATTGCGCCAGTGCTCGCGTTGTGGCACTTCGGCACGGACTCCGCACAGGTGCCGGCGGCAGAGGCCATCCGCGCACGGCTGGCACACGTCGGGTATCAACATTTGCGTCTGACCACCGCGGGGCCGGGTGGCCATGCGCAGGTGGTGTTTATGCAACCCGGCATGGCCATCGATCTCGGCGGCTTGGCGCGCGGCTTTGCCATTGATCGTGGCATCCAGATCCTGCGCCAGCGCGGCTTTGCCGATGTCATGGTTGCCGCGGGCGGCGATGTGCGCGTGCACACTTCTGGCTTGACTGCCGGCCGGCAGCGTATTCAAATTCGCCATCCGCGCGCACCGGATCGTTTTTTCGCCCACTTCAAAGCCGGCGGCGGCGCGATGGCCACCTGCGGCGATTACGAACGCTATTTGGAACAGAGGGGCCGGCGTTATCATCACCTTCTCGATCCCCAAACCGGTTATCCGGCCCGGGCTGCCGGCACGCGGCAACAGATGTTGAGCGCCACGGTGGTGGCGCCCACCGCCATGTTCGCGGAGGCCTACGCCAACGCAATCTTCGTGCTGGGGCCGGAAGCGGGTATCGCATTGGCAGAACAAGTCGAAAGATTGGAGGCGCTGGTTATCTACATGGAGGCGGGCAAACTGCGCTGGCGGGCCACGGAAAATTTCAAGAAGCGGCTGGAGGAGGTGGCGGAGGAGTGA